A single genomic interval of Shewanella psychropiezotolerans harbors:
- the purU gene encoding formyltetrahydrofolate deformylase, which yields MGNNENTWILTAQCPSCLGTVDVVTRFLAENSCYIVDIQSFDDRELNLFCIRVQFRPLNEEFTPDVFEQTFQARAHKFDMTWSLTEPNHKTRVAIMVSKYDHCLNDLLYRYRTNALPIDIAVIISNHPDLKALAEWHGIDYYHLPITAETKPQQEKQVLEVVQQYACELVVLARYMQVLSADMCSKLSGKAINIHHSLLPGFKGAKPYHQAWDKGVKLVGATAHYVNDDLDEGPIITQGVQAVGHSHYPEDLVAKGQDIESQTLARAIKYHIEKRVFLCGNRTVVFAD from the coding sequence GTGGGAAATAATGAAAACACTTGGATATTAACCGCCCAGTGTCCAAGTTGTCTTGGCACTGTCGATGTTGTTACTCGCTTTCTTGCTGAGAATAGTTGCTACATTGTGGACATACAATCATTTGATGATCGTGAACTTAATCTTTTCTGCATTCGTGTCCAATTTCGTCCACTCAATGAAGAATTCACCCCTGATGTCTTTGAGCAAACATTTCAAGCGCGGGCTCATAAGTTTGATATGACCTGGTCGTTAACAGAGCCAAATCATAAAACTCGTGTGGCGATCATGGTTTCAAAATATGACCATTGTTTAAATGATTTACTATATCGATATAGAACGAATGCATTACCTATTGATATTGCGGTTATTATTTCTAATCATCCTGATTTGAAAGCCTTAGCCGAATGGCATGGTATCGATTATTACCATCTACCTATTACGGCTGAGACTAAACCTCAGCAAGAAAAGCAAGTACTGGAAGTTGTGCAGCAATACGCTTGTGAACTGGTTGTGCTTGCTCGTTATATGCAGGTTTTATCTGCCGATATGTGCTCCAAGCTCAGCGGTAAAGCCATTAATATCCATCATTCTCTGCTACCTGGTTTTAAAGGCGCTAAACCTTATCATCAAGCGTGGGATAAAGGGGTGAAACTGGTTGGGGCAACCGCTCATTATGTTAATGACGATCTCGATGAAGGACCTATTATTACTCAAGGTGTTCAGGCTGTTGGTCATAGTCACTATCCGGAAGATCTGGTCGCAAAGGGGCAAGATATAGAAAGTCAGACATTAGCCAGAGCGATTAAATATCATATCGAGAAACGGGTGTTTTTATGTGGCAACCGAACCGTTGTTTTTGCTGATTAA
- a CDS encoding AraC family transcriptional regulator has product MSTDALFPEFDSDQYPQKVVSLKLRGGDRECETPFHRHRKGQLVLATHGHVTCNIDDGIWMVPTHCAVWIPSLVPHSNRISPDAQVCMLFIDPQLPNLPQKSCTLSISPLVRELILHLTSLPQDYGPKSATAKLVDVLMHELVKMPTEQFDFPIPKEPRLNKIAQDLIAQPDNRETIGQWAAKFAMSERTLARLVKQEIGVTFGRWRGQLHIVIALQKLSSGYSVQRVSEDLGYESVSAFITFFKKTLGRPPKQYISQY; this is encoded by the coding sequence ATGTCGACAGATGCATTATTCCCCGAATTTGACTCGGACCAATACCCACAAAAGGTGGTCTCTTTGAAGCTAAGAGGCGGAGACAGGGAATGTGAGACCCCCTTCCACCGTCACAGAAAGGGACAGCTAGTGCTGGCGACTCATGGTCATGTGACTTGCAACATCGACGACGGGATCTGGATGGTGCCGACTCATTGCGCGGTGTGGATCCCAAGTCTGGTCCCCCACAGCAACAGGATATCGCCGGATGCACAGGTCTGCATGCTGTTTATCGACCCTCAATTACCCAACTTGCCCCAAAAGAGCTGTACCCTGTCCATCTCTCCGCTGGTAAGAGAGTTGATCTTACACTTAACCAGCTTGCCACAGGACTACGGACCCAAGAGTGCTACGGCTAAGCTTGTCGATGTGCTGATGCATGAGCTAGTCAAAATGCCTACAGAGCAATTTGATTTCCCCATACCTAAGGAGCCAAGACTCAATAAAATTGCCCAAGACTTGATTGCACAGCCCGACAATAGGGAAACAATTGGCCAGTGGGCGGCGAAATTTGCCATGAGTGAGAGAACATTGGCGCGTCTGGTTAAACAAGAAATCGGCGTCACCTTCGGCCGCTGGCGAGGTCAGCTGCATATCGTCATCGCCCTGCAGAAACTGTCATCGGGATATTCGGTACAAAGGGTATCTGAAGATTTGGGCTATGAGTCAGTTAGCGCCTTCATCACTTTTTTCAAGAAAACCTTAGGCCGACCGCCAAAGCAATATATAAGTCAGTATTAG
- a CDS encoding MFS transporter has protein sequence MTKEHQTLATKSIFLILGILLIAANLRGPITSVAPLLDSIRSSLDLTATQAGLLTTLPLLAFAFMSPLSSKIGHKIGLERALMTALVLILVGIIVRALGSTSALLFGTFVIGAGIAIANVLLPSLLKRDFPTRVATLTAVYVLTMGIGSAISSAVAVPMSNLAEHLSISFMPDWAFALVSVILFPILSILFWLPQMRERTAPEKNTARLDSHSYVWRSPLAWQLTFFLGLNSFVTYIIIGWLPSMLMDAGYSEVEAGFNAGLLQLATALPAIALIPIMGKLKNQSLLAFGTALIALTGILGLLLLPQFATVWVLVFGFGGGAGFIVGLSCISHRTHHTHQAAALSGMAQCVGYLLAATGPILIGSVHDTTGSWSLPLILCAIACVLCSVCGFLAGRDRIIEHKPSITMKVADAGVV, from the coding sequence ATGACCAAAGAACATCAAACCTTGGCCACTAAATCGATTTTTCTTATTCTGGGTATCTTACTTATTGCGGCTAACTTACGTGGCCCCATCACCAGCGTGGCCCCCTTGCTGGACTCGATCCGCAGCTCTCTGGATTTAACCGCAACTCAAGCGGGCTTGCTCACGACCTTGCCCTTGCTCGCGTTCGCGTTTATGTCGCCATTATCCTCTAAAATTGGTCACAAAATAGGATTAGAGCGTGCGCTTATGACGGCGCTCGTCCTTATTCTCGTTGGGATCATAGTGCGGGCGCTAGGCTCGACCAGTGCACTCTTGTTCGGCACTTTTGTCATTGGAGCCGGCATTGCCATTGCCAATGTGCTCTTGCCCAGTCTGCTCAAACGTGACTTTCCCACCAGAGTGGCGACACTCACGGCTGTCTATGTACTTACCATGGGAATAGGGTCGGCGATTAGCTCGGCTGTGGCGGTACCCATGTCGAATCTTGCCGAGCATTTAAGCATCTCATTTATGCCTGATTGGGCCTTTGCTCTGGTTAGTGTGATCTTGTTCCCCATACTTTCAATCCTGTTTTGGTTGCCTCAGATGCGGGAGCGTACTGCTCCTGAAAAAAATACTGCCAGACTCGATTCCCATAGCTATGTCTGGCGTTCTCCCTTGGCCTGGCAATTGACATTTTTTCTGGGGTTAAATTCATTCGTGACCTATATCATCATAGGTTGGTTGCCCAGCATGCTGATGGATGCAGGCTACTCTGAGGTTGAGGCTGGGTTTAACGCGGGTTTGCTGCAACTGGCGACAGCGCTTCCGGCTATCGCGCTCATTCCTATCATGGGCAAGTTAAAAAATCAGAGCCTGCTCGCCTTCGGCACTGCACTTATCGCCTTAACCGGCATCTTGGGCCTCTTGTTACTGCCACAATTTGCCACCGTGTGGGTATTGGTGTTTGGTTTTGGTGGGGGAGCAGGCTTCATCGTCGGCTTATCCTGTATCAGCCACCGCACTCACCATACACATCAGGCGGCCGCATTATCTGGCATGGCGCAGTGTGTGGGTTATCTGCTGGCGGCAACGGGGCCTATTCTCATCGGTTCTGTGCATGATACGACGGGGAGCTGGAGCTTACCCTTAATTCTGTGTGCGATAGCTTGTGTGCTGTGCAGTGTGTGCGGCTTTTTGGCTGGGCGGGATCGTATTATTGAACATAAGCCGAGTATCACCATGAAAGTCGCCGATGCTGGAGTGGTCTAG
- a CDS encoding DEAD/DEAH box helicase yields MSFSNLGLSDPILTSLAELGYSSPTPIQAEAIPLALKGKNLIAAAQTGSGKTATFVLPMLEMLAKGETQRKKRVRALILTPTRELAVQVCNSIEAYGKYLNLKALAVYGGVDYEPQKQALIEGIDIVVATPGRLRDLYTQRSIHFDEIEMLVLDEADRMLDMGFIEDITKIIDTLPVDRQNLLFSATLSRQVRELAKETIPNAIQLSVTKKSEGKPNIDQWLVTVDKDKKSALLSHLIKEKSWQQALIFIETKHGAAKLVTQLEKRGIQAECIHSGRAQAIREQILADFKSGKIQFLISTGISARGIDIDELPLVINYDLPYPADEYVHRIGRTGRAGAAGEAISLVSKDDFKNLCMIEKRLDHLIERKVVEGFEPRKEVPVSVLNFVPKNKPARDDSKDNRVKPKDKRTASKSSASTHSSGRSSTLKQTDKKESSADNKLPLNPWGR; encoded by the coding sequence ATGTCATTCTCCAATCTTGGATTAAGCGATCCGATTTTAACATCCCTGGCCGAGCTGGGCTATTCATCGCCAACGCCAATTCAAGCCGAAGCGATCCCGCTGGCCTTAAAAGGCAAGAACTTGATCGCGGCGGCTCAGACGGGCAGCGGTAAGACAGCCACGTTTGTATTGCCTATGCTTGAGATGTTGGCAAAAGGGGAAACCCAACGTAAGAAACGTGTTCGTGCACTTATTCTCACTCCCACAAGGGAGCTCGCGGTTCAGGTCTGCAACAGCATAGAGGCTTATGGCAAGTACCTTAACCTTAAGGCTTTAGCGGTATATGGCGGCGTTGATTACGAGCCGCAGAAACAGGCTTTGATCGAAGGCATAGACATAGTCGTTGCCACTCCGGGTCGCTTGAGGGATTTGTATACCCAAAGATCTATTCATTTCGATGAAATCGAAATGTTAGTGCTCGATGAAGCCGACAGAATGCTGGATATGGGCTTTATCGAAGATATCACTAAGATCATAGATACCTTGCCGGTAGACAGGCAAAACCTCTTGTTCTCGGCGACCTTATCGCGTCAGGTCAGGGAACTTGCCAAAGAGACCATTCCTAATGCCATCCAGCTCTCCGTCACTAAGAAAAGTGAGGGTAAGCCCAATATTGATCAGTGGTTAGTGACGGTGGATAAAGATAAGAAGTCGGCGTTATTGAGCCATCTGATCAAAGAAAAAAGCTGGCAGCAGGCGCTTATTTTTATCGAAACTAAACACGGCGCGGCTAAGCTCGTGACTCAGCTTGAGAAACGGGGCATTCAAGCCGAGTGCATCCACAGTGGTCGTGCTCAGGCCATTCGAGAGCAGATCTTGGCGGATTTCAAGTCGGGTAAGATACAGTTTCTTATCTCTACCGGGATCTCCGCTCGAGGCATAGATATCGATGAGCTGCCGTTAGTGATCAACTATGACTTACCTTATCCTGCCGATGAGTACGTGCATCGTATCGGTCGTACCGGACGCGCGGGCGCCGCCGGTGAGGCGATATCTTTGGTGTCTAAAGATGATTTCAAGAATCTGTGCATGATTGAAAAGCGTTTAGATCACTTGATCGAAAGAAAAGTGGTTGAAGGGTTTGAGCCACGTAAAGAAGTACCTGTCTCAGTGTTAAATTTCGTGCCTAAGAATAAGCCGGCTAGAGATGATTCAAAAGATAACCGGGTTAAGCCAAAAGATAAGCGCACGGCATCGAAATCCAGCGCGTCGACTCACAGCTCAGGCAGGTCATCGACACTTAAACAAACTGACAAAAAAGAGAGTTCAGCCGATAACAAGTTGCCGCTTAATCCCTGGGGTCGATAG